One genomic region from Salvia hispanica cultivar TCC Black 2014 chromosome 2, UniMelb_Shisp_WGS_1.0, whole genome shotgun sequence encodes:
- the LOC125205903 gene encoding trifunctional UDP-glucose 4,6-dehydratase/UDP-4-keto-6-deoxy-D-glucose 3,5-epimerase/UDP-4-keto-L-rhamnose-reductase RHM1-like — MSTYTPKNILVTGAAGFIASHVANRLVRNYPEYKIIVLDKLDYCSNLKNLMPSNSSPNFKFVKGDIGSADLVNYLLITENIDTIMHFAAQTHVDNSFGNSFEFTKNNIYGTHVLLEACKVTGSQIRRFIHVSTDEVYGETDEDAVVGNHEASQLLPTNPYSATKAGAEMLVMAYGRSYGLPVITTRGNNVYGPNQFPEKLIPKFILLALRGQTLPIHGDGSNVRSYLYCEDVAEAFEVVLHKGEVGHVYNIGTKKERRVIDVAQDICKLFNMDADKSIEFVENRPFNDQRYFLDDEKLKNIGWAERTTWEDGLRKTMEWYISNPDWWGDVSGALIPHPRMLMMPGGAERVSEQSESGLSGNDNQSKLLVPDAKTSASPQKPAFKFLIYGRTGWLGGLLGKLCEKQGIPYEYGKGRLQDRASLMADIAAVKPTHVFNAAGVTGRPNVDWCESHKTETIRTNVIGTLTLADVCREKGLLVMNYATGCIFEYDAAHPEGSGIGFKEEDTPNFAGSYYSKTKAMVEDLLKEFENVCTLRVRMPISSDLENPRNFITKISRYNKVVNIPNSMTVLDELLPISIEMAKRNLSGIWNFTNPGVISHNEILEMYKKYINPEFTWSNFTLEEQAKVIVAARSNNEMDASKLKKEFPELLSIQESLIKYVFEPNKKTSAA; from the exons ATGTCGACGTACACGCCCAAGAATATCCTTGTTACAGGGGCTGCTGGATTCATTGCATCACATGTTGCGAATAGGCTAGTTCGGAACTACCCTGAGTATAAGATCATTGTTCTTGACAAACTTGATTACTGCTCCAATCTGAAAAACCTGATGCCATCCAACTCTTCTCCCAACTTCAAGTTTGTTAAGGGAGACATCGGTAGTGCTGACCTCGTGAACTACCTTCTCATCACTGAGAATATTGATACCATTATGCACTTTGCTGCCCAGACTCATGTTGATAATTCGTTCGGCAACAGCTTTGAGTTCACCAAGAACAACATCTATGGCACCCATGTCCTGTTGGAGGCTTGCAAGGTGACTGGAAGTCAGATCAGGAGGTTTATCCATGTCAGCACTGACGAGGTCTATGGGGAGACGGATGAGGATGCCGTTGTTGGCAACCATGAGGCGTCACAGCTGCTTCCCACGAATCCTTACTCGGCCACGAAGGCAGGGGCGGAGATGCTTGTCATGGCCTATGGTAGATCTTATGGATTGCCTGTGATCACGACCCGTGGGAACAATGTTTATGGCCCGAATCAGTTCCCCGAGAAGTTGATTCCCAAGTTTATCCTCTTGGCCTTGAGAGGGCAGACGCTTCCTATCCATGGCGATGGCTCTAATGTGCGGAGTTATCTTTACTGCGAGGATGTTGCGGAGGCATTTGAAGTGGTTCTCCACAAGGGAGAAGTCGGCCACGTGTACAACATTGGGacgaagaaggaaagaagggTCATCGATGTTGCTCAAGATATATGCAAGCTGTTTAACATGGATGCTGATAAGAGCATTGAGTTTGTGGAGAATAGGCCCTTCAATGATCAGAGGTATTTCCTTGATGATGAGAAGCTGAAGAATATCGGTTGGGCCGAGAGGACCACTTGGGAAGACGGGTTGAGGAAGACGATGGAGTGGTACATTAGCAACCCCGACTGGTGGGGTGATGTCTCTGGTGCTCTGATACCTCACCCTAGAATGTTGATGATGCCCGGTGGCGCAGAGAGAGTGTCTGAGCAGTCTGAATCGGGATTGTCTGGTAACGATAACCAGTCTAAGTTGTTGGTCCCGGATGCCAAAACCAGCGCCTCGCCTCAGAAACCAGCCTTCAAGTTCTTGATCTACGGCAGGACAGGGTGGCTCGGGGGTTTGCTTGGGAAGCTGTGTGAGAAACAGGGGATCCCTTACGAATATGGGAAGGGGCGTTTACAGGATCGTGCTTCACTTATGGCTGATATTGCTGCGGTTAAGCCTACTCATGTGTTCAACGCTGCTGGTGTAACGGGGAGACCAAATGTTGATTGGTGTGAATCTCACAAGACGGAGACAATTCGTACCAATGTCATTGGTACATTGACTCTTGCAGATGTCTGCAGAGAGAAAGGTCTTCTAGTGATGAACTATGCAACTGGCTGTATATTCGAGTATGATGCTGCACACCCCGAAGGCTCTGGGATCGGGTTTAAGGAAGAAGACACACCCAATTTCGCTGGCTCGTACTATTCCAAGACCAAAGCCATG GTCGAGGATCTCCTGAAAGAGTTCGAGAACGTGTGCACACTAAGAGTCCGGATGCCAATATCCTCCGACCTAGAGAACCCACGCAATTTCATCACAAAGATCTCTCGGTACAACAAGGTGGTGAACATCCCCAACAGCATGACAGTCTTGGATGAGCTTCTCCCAATCTCAATCGAGATGGCCAAGCGGAACCTCAGTGGCATATGGAACTTCACCAACCCTGGTGTCATCAGCCACAACGAGATCCTGGAGATGTACAAGAAGTACATCAACCCGGAGTTCACGTGGAGCAACTTCACGCTCGAGGAGCAAGCCAAGGTGATCGTTGCTGCGAGGAGTAACAACGAGATGGATGCCTCCAAGCTGAAGAAGGAGTTCCCGGAGCTGCTATCCATCCAGGAGTCGTTGATCAAGTACGTTTTCGAGCCCAATAAGAAAACCTCTGCTGCTTGA
- the LOC125203858 gene encoding B-box zinc finger protein 22-like, giving the protein MKIQCSVCEAAEATVLCCADDAAMCADCDQKVHAANRLSGKHQRVPLSASSSKMPKCDVCQETAGYFFCLEDRALLCRRCDIATHTANRLVSAHQRFLLTGVKVGLEAAKLDPPVSSGTKRSQSIDKTSGSNPPLAPRSTTMQVAATDQSNKTLPVQTTVGGDISLSKLPILGSSKTKSFSQWELDEFLELGDSGLEFMDPALSKSDRSSLLRVTDLEVEGDECLGQSPNAFWTVPEVPSSPTASGLAWPKIPQTPSDSAAFVPDSAAIVPGIISLPARSPGGENLF; this is encoded by the exons ATGAAGATCCAGTGCAGCGTCTGCGAGGCGGCGGAGGCGACGGTGCTCTGCTGCGCCGACGACGCGGCGATGTGCGCCGACTGCGATCAGAAGGTGCACGCCGCCAACAGGCTCTCTGGCAAGCACCAGAGGGTTCCTCTCTCCGCTTCTTCGTCGAAGATGCCCAAGTGTGACGTGTGCCAG GAAACAGCAGGATACTTCTTTTGCCTTGAGGACCGAGCTCTACTTTGCAGAAGATGTGATATTGCTACGCACACTGCAAATCGTTTGGTCTCTGCTCATCAGAGGTTCTTGCTCACTGGAGTTAAAGTAGGCCTCGAAGCAGCCAAACTTGATCCACCAGTGTCCTCAGGGACTAAACGTTCTCAATCAATCGATAAAACCTCAGGATCAAACCCCCCTCTTGCTCCGAGGAGTACTACCATGCAGGTAGCAGCAACtgatcaatccaataaaacTCTGCCTGTCCAAACCACTGTAGGTGGGGATATTTCATTGTCGAAGCTGCCTATTCTGGGCAGCTCGAAAACTAAAAGCTTTTCACAGTGGGAGTTGGATGAATTCCTTGAGCTTGGGGACTCCGGTCTTGAGTTCATGGATCCTGCGCTATCCAAG TCGGATCGCTCGTCTCTCCTGAGAGTTACTGATTTGGAGGTCGAGGGTGACGAGTGTCTGGGTCAGTCGCCGAATGCTTTCTGGACGGTGCCAGAGGTTCCATCTTCCCCGACAGCATCCGGGCTTGCCTGGCCCAAGATTCCTCAGACCCCATCCGATTCTGCTGCCTTCGTGCCCGATTCTGCTGCCATCGTGCCCGGTATCATCTCCTTACCTGCACGCTCCCCCGGTGGTGAAAATTTGTTTTGA
- the LOC125207060 gene encoding putative late blight resistance protein homolog R1A-10: MLGFDGYMEQLLDELTGHDSHRRILPIVGMGGAGKTTLARNVYENSLVLYRFDVRAWVTVSQEYSATHMLSQALSCFGQSGNITDDELGIKLHKYLFGRRYLIVLDDMWSVKAWEEIRNSFPENGNGSRIIVTTRQQELVDYFGSSSLAVGFLDYENSWNLFCEATFAEQKCPPQLEGIAEKIVKKCKGLPLAILVLGGLLGKGPRTQEHWEEIAKDKSLVMEYSDDGDKPYNILYMSYKYMPVWLRSCFLYMGLFPEDHLIDVSRLIKMWVAEGFIKPTENQTLEQVAESYMKELVDRNLLLVGKSNEHDKVLSYCLHDLVRELCIKTANIENFYCVQRDPLT, from the coding sequence ATGCTGGGATTTGACGGCTACATGGAGCAGCTTCTGGATGAGCTCACCGGGCATGATTCTCATCGCCGAATACTCCCAATTGTTGGAATGGGAGGCGCTGGTAAGACCACTCTTGCCAGGAATGTCTATGAAAATTCACTCGTGTTATATCGTTTTGATGTTCGTGCTTGGGTTACTGTGTCTCAAGAATATAGTGCAACTCATATGCTGTCACAAGCACTTTCATGCTTTGGGCAATCCGGGAATATAACTGATGATGAACTAGGTATAAAGTTACATAAGTATTTATTTGGTCGGAGATATCTGATTGTATTGGATGATATGTGGAGTGTTAAGGCCTGGGAAGAGATACGGAATTCCTTCCCAGAAAATGGTAATGGAAGCCGAATTATTGTGACCACCAGGCAACAAGAATTGGTTGATTACTTCGGCTCCTCTTCACTCGCTGTGGGTTTTCTTGATTATGAAAATAGTTGGAACCTTTTTTGCGAAGCAACATTTGCAGAACAAAAATGCCCTCCTCAACTCGAAGGTATAGCAGAGAAGATTGTCAAAAAATGCAAAGGACTTCCACTTGCAATCCTTGTGCTCGGGGGGCTTCTTGGAAAAGGACCAAGGACGCAAGAGCATTGGGAGGAAATCGCAAAAGACAAGAGCTTGGTCATGGAATATTCAGATGATGGCGACAAACCATACAACATCTTGTATATGAGTTACAAGTACATGCCTGTTTGGTTGAGATCATGCTTTCTTTACATGGGGCTATTCCCAGAAGACCATCTAATAGACGTGTCCCGTCTTATCAAGATGTGGGTTGCGGAGGGCTTCATAAAACCAACTGAAAACCAGACTTTGGAACAAGTCGCTGAGAGTTACATGAAGGAGCTTGTTGATAGGAATCTTCTTTTAGTTGGTAAGTCGAATGAACACGATAAAGTTTTAAGTTATTGCCTTCATGATCTCGTACGAGAGCTGTGCATAAAGACAGCAAACATAGAAAACTTTTATTGTGTCCAAAGAGACCCTCTAACTTGA
- the LOC125207061 gene encoding putative late blight resistance protein homolog R1B-16, which produces MAATAYASLVSLLNTMDLILIHPHLSTCFENYQLQSLREIVDFLVDFVENYSEAENLMRRVADAAHEAEDLIEVEAADRIRGKYTTKSVKMQLRRLEKMVQEMSYIKEKVIKFKEETGFVRSMRRPSPPPSSSSARCAAKKTTMLGFDRYVAQLLDELIGYDSRRILPIVGMGGIGKTTLARNVYENSLVVYHFDVRAWVTVSQEYSESDMLSQALSCLGGSSNKDDDELGEELHRTLYGRRYLIVLDDVWSVAAWEKIKSFFPENVTFAEQNCPPQLEGIAEKIVRKCRGLPLAIRVIGGLLGKSPRTQEYWEEIAKDKSLVLEYSSEGSKPSSILYMSYKHLPVWLKSCFLYLGLFPEDHKIDVSRLIKLWVAEGFIKRTKNRSLEQVAESYIKELVDRNLLLVGELTKHKKVLYYCLHDLVRELCIKTAENEDFYCLQREIDEKNQFGAPLKSRLLRVVVDDRESSLENTFKRVNLRYVSRSYKINSMSIPSSISLCWSLQTLIVKYWSPVVVPFEIWKMPQLRHIDIDPIMRLPHPPSRDKVVLHNLQTLKTVDNLILTEEACVRIPNVRELDVAYHSFEEHAELGWSFHLHNVVRLSKLESLSLRGTREQCVGNLFGSLTLPNSLTELTLDNCYIAWSGMAMVAYLPRLQLLHLKGQAMLGSEWKFVKEEFRGLKHLTISDSYELISWIADKSNFPVLETLYLLNLKKLVEIPWDIGEIPTLEKISVVNCSESARMSAIKILEEQENLGNQDLQVEIDRRNQIRGLYESPNLHFV; this is translated from the exons ATGGCGGCGACGGCTTATGCTTCTCTAGTGTCGTTGTTGAATACTATGGATCTGATCCTGATTCATCCTCACCTCTCGACTTGTTTCGAAAACTACCAGCTCCAATCTCTTCGCGAAATTGTTGATTTCCTTGTCGATTTTGTGGAGAATTATTCAGAAGCTGAAAATCTGATGAGGCGAGTCGCGGATGCAGCTCATGAGGCTGAAGACTTAATCGAAGTCGAAGCTGCTGATCGAATTCGTGGTAAATATACTACCAAGAGTGTAAAGATGCAGCTCCGTCGTCTTGAGAAAATGGTACAAGAGATGAGCTACATCAAGGAAAAAGTCATCAAGTTTAAAGAGGAAACTGGATTCGTAAGATCCATGCGTCGTCCATCACCACCGCCATCGTCATCTTCAGCTCGTTGTGCAGCTAAGAAGACTACCATGCTGGGGTTCGACCGCTATGTGGCGCAGCTTCTGGATGAGCTCATTGGATATGATTCCCGGAGGATACTCCCGATTGTCGGAATGGGAGGAATTGGTAAGACCACTCTTGCCAGAAACGTTTATGAAAATTCACTTGTGGTGTATCATTTTGATGTTCGTGCTTGGGTCACTGTATCTCAAGAATATAGTGAAAGTGATATGCTTTCACAAGCACTTTCTTGCCTTGGGGGGTCAAGTAATaaagatgatgatgaattAGGTGAAGAGTTACATCGAACTTTATATGGTCGGAGATATTTGATTGTACTGGATGATGTGTGGAGTGTCGCGGCTTGGGAAAAGATAAAGTCTTTCTTCCCAGAAAACG TGACATTTGCAGAACAAAACTGTCCTCCTCAATTGGAAGGAATCGCGGAGAAGATTGTCCGAAAATGCAGAGGACTTCCACTTGCGATCCGAGTGATAGGAGGGCTTCTTGGAAAATCACCGAGGACACAAGAGTATTGGGAGGAAATCGCGAAAGACAAGAGCTTGGTTCTTGAATATTCAAGTGAGGGCAGCAAACCTTCTAGCATACTTTATATGAGTTACAAGCATTTGCCTGTTTGGTTGAAATCATGTTTTCTCTACTTGGGATTATTTCCTGAAGACCATAAGATAGACGTGTCGCGTCTTATTAAGTTATGGGTCGCTGAGGGATTTATAAAACGAACTAAAAACCGAAGTTTGGAACAAGTTGCGGAGAGTTACATAAAGGAACTTGTCGATAGGAATCTTCTTTTAGTTGGTGAGTTGACGAAACACAAGAAAGTTCTCTATTATTGCCTTCATGATCTTGTAAGAGAGCTATGCATAAAAACGGCCGAGAACGAAGACTTCTATTGTTTGCAAAGAGAGATAGACGAAAAGAATCAATTCGGAGCGCCATTGAAGTCTAGATTGCTGAGAGTGGTTGTGGATGATCGCGAGAGTAGCCTAGAAAATACGTTCAAACGAGTCAACTTACGTTATGTATCTCGCtcttacaaaataaatagcaTGTCGATTCCTTCGTCGATATCACTATGTTGGAGTCTGCAAACGTTGATTGTGAAATACTGGTCTCCGGTCGTTGTACCATTCGAGATTTGGAAGATGCCGCAACTTAGGCACATCGATATCGACCCAATCATGCGTCTTCCTCATCCTCCTTCACGCGACAAAGTTGTTTTACACAACTTACAGACACTCAAGACAGTAGACAATCTCATTCTCACCGAAGAGGCGTGTGTCCGAATACCCAACGTTCGAGAATTGGATGTTGCATACCACTCCTTTGAGGAGCATGCTGAGCTAGGTTGGTCTTTCCATCTGCATAACGTCGTCCGCTTAAGCAAGCTTGAATCGCTAAGCTTACGTGGCACGAGAGAGCAATGCGTAGGCAATCTTTTCGGGAGTCTCACGCTGCCTAATTCCCTCACCGAGCTCACATTAGACAATTGCTATATCGCATGGAGCGGTATGGCAATGGTTGCCTATTTGCCTCGTCTTCAACTTCTTCATTTGAAAGGGCAAGCGATGTTAGGATCGGAGTGGAAGTTTGTTAAAGAGGAATTTCGTGGCTTGAAACATCTTACCATTTCTGATAGTTATGAGCTGATTAGTTGGATTGCAGACAAGTCCAATTTCCCAGTGTTGGAGAcgctttatcttttgaatttaaagAAACTTGTTGAGATTCCTTGGGACATTGGAGAGATCCCTACACTTGAAAAAATAAGTGTTGTTAATTGTTCGGAATCAGCGAGGATGTCAGCAATAAAGATTCTAGAGGAGCAAGAGAATCTCGGAAATCAAGATCTTCAAGTTGAAATTGATCGGAGGAACCAGATCCGGGGACTCTACGAGTCCCCGAATCTCCACTTTGTCTGA
- the LOC125207062 gene encoding putative F-box protein At3g52320, whose product MGRQDFFANLPSEITTSILSRLPIRSISITKCVCKSWLDLFESDYFDFVKSKIKTPFTIFRKENPTRCTIWEFDDEDKADALRFHCLTDIQIPLDVWGSFWVQQTNGLLLLWTEMDRHNYICNPLTREYIDLGSPDVSRMGDGFYFGFGVSKSGQYKVVCVNPGAEYHHVYTLGTGTWRRIEAGATSGCRFGDNDPEDHYTVYNGNPHWMVYNIDKDDKTFRIWAFDVETESFSIFTAPDARGHAGDETLWCLRLSVLGGCLCLSYSLGESEYFVIWSMKEYQVEESWTKHQIRIDCYCKFEMEYMIVAPIKVYKNGDVLMFLDDVCLVYYSNKTETTQRVGMFDITHATIFTPSLFSLKNFGGENVISFQTRMQPQAQVEQIADEVEPPAPAGRPQRNRRRPKRYEDYVPH is encoded by the coding sequence ATGGGGAGGCAAGATTTCTTCGCAAATCTACCATCAGAAATCACCACCAGCATCCTCTCACGGCTCCCTATCCGAAGTATTTCAATCACTAAATGCGTCTGCAAATCATGGCTCGATCTCTTCGAGTCGGACTATTTTGATTTCgtcaaatccaaaatcaaaaccccGTTCACCATATTTCGAAAGGAGAACCCTACTCGGTGCACCATTTGGGAATTTGATGACGAAGATAAAGCAGATGCTCTTCGCTTCCACTGCCTCACAGATATTCAAATCCCTCTCGATGTATGGGGATCATTTTGGGTTCAGCAAACTAATGGTTTGCTTCTTCTATGGACAGAAATGGATCGTCATAATTACATATGCAATCCTCTAACTCGTGAATATATCGATCTCGGCAGCCCTGATGTATCCCGAATGGGCGATGGGTTTTATTTTGGATTCGGTGTGAGCAAAAGTGGGCAATATAAGGTCGTCTGTGTCAATCCGGGTGCTGAGTATCATCATGTATACACCCTCGGAACAGGAACATGGAGGCGCATTGAAGCTGGCGCGACTTCTGGTTGTCGATTCGGTGACAATGACCCAGAAGATCATTACACTGTATATAATGGAAACCCCCATTGGATGGTATATAATATTGATAAAGATGATAAAACCTTTAGGATTTGGGCTTTTGATGTTGAAACAGAATCTTTTAGCATCTTCACTGCGCCCGATGCACGTGGACATGCTGGAGATGAAACTCTTTGGTGCTTGAGATTGAGTGTTTTGGGGGGCTGCCTTTGTTTGTCTTACTCTCTAGGCGAAAGCGAATATTTCGTCATCTGGTCGATGAAGGAATACCAAGTCGAGGAATCTTGGACCAAGCACCAGATTAGGATTGATTGTTATTGTAAGTTCGAAATGGAATATATGATTGTTGCTCCAATCAAAGTTTACAAAAATGGTGATGTTTTGATGTTTCTGGATGACGTATGCCTCGTCTACTACTCCAACAAGACGGAAACTACTCAACGAGTCGGTATGTTTGACATTACCCATGCCACCATTTTTACTCCTAGCCTTTTCTCACTCAAGAATTTTGGAGGCGAGAATGTGATCTCGTTTCAAACGCGTATGCAACCACAAGCACAAGTTGAGCAGATTGCGGACGAGGTAGAGCCGCCAGCCCCTGCTGGACGACCACAGCGCAACCGACGGCGCCCCAAGCGATACGAGGATTATGTTCCCCATTGA
- the LOC125205620 gene encoding probable leucine-rich repeat receptor-like serine/threonine-protein kinase At3g14840 isoform X2 translates to MEIQASGLSGPIPSNLTSLTKLTDLRISDLNGNQSDFPILNTFTDWQQVILRSCNIVGELPGYIEQLKIDDSLDLSFNKLTGQIPQNLRGQNGDIYLTGNFLNGTVPQLIEDKGKIDLSYNNFTSLSPVPNCAGNNPNLFANSNGNASGTPYCVNPRCRPNDFHSFHINCGSNQNYGDYQADINSGNFYQGEKWGFSSTGKFWNPETYGNSFFASSDVNISGPESNLYSTARLSPLSLTYYGFCLRNGNYNVNLHFAEIMFTNDTIYGRRVFDIYIQGKLVEKDFNIEKEAGAVYKPKTMSYPAFVGDHNLEIRFYWAGKGTTSLPDRSVYGPLISAISVVHATYKPGNGSISTGAKVGIAMAAICALVLLVAILRLKGCLGGKHSMYHDLKGLDLNTGKFTLRQIRAATNNFDPANKIGEGGFGPVYKGVLLDKTIIAVKQLSSKSKQGNREFINEIGMISALQHPHLVKLYGCCIEGNQLLLVYEYLENNSLARALFGPEEHQLHLDWPMRQKICIGIARGLAYLHEESRLKIVHRDIKATNVLLDKNLVPKISDFGLAKLDEEDNTHISTRIAGTFGYMAPEYAMRGYLTDKADVYSFGIVVLEIVSGRSNSSIRPKEDSFYLLDWANSLKARGNLLELVDRRLESSFNKEEITRAINVALICTNVVAAERPSMSAVVSILEGKDGVPKFVSESSFSAGKTKPDEVEMGAFDSEVVSADAPWSGSSTSAADLYPVALDTNYWEKRGF, encoded by the exons AGATCTAAGTTTCAACAAATTAACAGGACAGATTCCTCAAAATCTTCGTGGTCAAAATGGAGACAT CTACCTGACTGGGAACTTCCTTAACGGGACAGTGCCACAATTGATCGAAGATAAGGGAAAAAT CGACCTATCCTACAACAACTTCACATCTCTAAGTCCAGTACCAAATTGCGCGGGAAACAACCC AAACTTGTTTGCCAACTCAAATGGAAACGCCAG TGGTACTCCCTATTGCGTAAATCCTCGGTGCAGGCCAA aTGATTTCCACTCTTTCCATATAAATTGTGGAAGCAACCAAAACTATGGTGATTATCAAGCAGATATCAATTCTGGAAACTTCTACCAAGGTGAAAAATGGGGATTCAGCAGCACGGGAAAGTTCTGGAATCCTGAAACATATGGAAACAGTTTTTTTGCATCAAGCGACGTAAACATTTCAGGGCCGGAATCTAATCTTTACTCCACAGCACGCCTTTCCCCCCTCTCATTGACTTATTATGGATTTTGTTtaagaaatggaaattacaatgTGAATCTCCACTTTGCGGAGATCATGTTCACTAATGACACAATTTACGGAAGGCGtgtttttgatatttatattcag GGAAAACTGGTTGAGAAGGATTTCAACATTGAGAAGGAAGCTGGTGCGGTATATAAACCAAAAACAATGTCCTATCCAGCATTTGTTGGTGATCACAACTTGGAGATCCGCTTTTATTGGGCTGGAAAAGGAACAACTTCTCTTCCTGATAGATCCGTATATGGTCCTCTCATTTCAGCCATATCTGTCGTACATGCTA CTTATAAGCCTGGGAATGGGAGCATCTCGACAGGAGCCAAAGTTGGTATTGCGATGGCAGCTATTTGCGCACTTGTGTTGCTTGTGGCTATTCTGAGGTTGAAGGGCTGTTTGGGGGGCAAACACTCGATGTATCATG ATTTGAAGGGACTTGACCTAAACACGGGGAAATTTACTCTAAGGCAAATCAGAGCGGCCACAAACAATTTTGATCCTGCAAATAAGATTGGCGAAGGTGGATTTGGTCCCGTTTACAAG GGTGTTCTGTTAGATAAAACCATCATCGCTGTGAAACAGCTATCTTCCAAATCAAAGCAAGGTAACCGCGAATTCATAAATGAAATAGGCATGATTTCCGCCTTACAACATCCTCATCTCGTTAAGCTGTACGGATGCTGCATCGAAGGCAACCAGTTGTTGCTTGTCTATGAGTATTTGGAAAACAATAGCCTTGCTCGTGCATTATTTG GCCCAGAAGAACACCAATTGCATCTGGATTGGCCAATGAGGCAAAAGATCTGCATCGGGATAGCAAGAGGATTGGCTTACCTCCACGAGGAATCGAGGCTGAAAATCGTCCATCGCGATATCAAGGCTACTAACGTGCTTCTTGACAAAAACCTAGTCCCTAAAATATCTGATTTTGGGCTTGCGAAGCTGGATGAAGAAGACAACACCCACATAAGCACGCGCATTGCTGGAACTTT TGGATACATGGCACCCGAATACGCAATGCGAGGATATTTGACTGATAAAGCCGACGTGTACAGCTTCGGAATTGTTGTTTTGGAAATTGTCAGTGGGAGGAGCAACAGTAGCATCAGGCCTAAGGAGGATAGCTTTTATCTTCTTGACTGG GCTAATTCCTTGAAGGCGAGAGGAAACCTGTTGGAGCTAGTCGACCGGAGATTAGAGTCGAGCTTCAACAAGGAAGAGATCACTAGAGCTATCAACGTGGCGCTCATATGCACGAATGTTGTAGCTGCGGAAAGGCCGAGTATGTCAGCTGTAGTCAGCATACTCGAGGGGAAAGATGGCGTTCCAAAGTTCGTTTCTGAGTCGAGCTTCTCAGCTGGCAAGACGAAACCCGATGAAGTGGAAATGGGCGCATTTGATAGTGAGGTTGTTTCCGCGGATGCGCCGTGGAGTGGTTCTTCAACTTCTGCTGCTGATCTCTATCCAGTTGCCCTTGATACAAACTATTGGGAGAAGAGAGGTTTTTAG